The genomic stretch AGTGCCGGCGAAATGGTTAAACAGGTGTGTTTTGAGGTGGAAGAGTATTTTCATTGGGTAGACCTTGGTGAGTTCCAAGTCATGCCGAATCATCTTCACATCATTATAAAACTTGGACTTTCAGACTCGATAGAAAGTACTATTAGGACAAGAGCCAAAACATTGGTGGAAAATAGGGAAGGTCAAATCTCGTTAATTGATGTGGTTGGCCGGATTAAATCCATCACAACATACCGGTATATCCAAGGTGTACGGAATCGCCAATGGCTCAGCTTTTCTGAGCGATTATGGCAGCGAAGTTTTTATGATCATGTGATCCGAGATGAACGGGATTATGAGAGGATTATGGATTATATTGCGTCCAATCCGATGAATTGGGCAGATGATGAAGAAAATCGTGAGGAATAGCAATGGAGATAATTCGGAGTAATTAAAAAGGGTGCCTACTTTCGGGCACCCTTAGGATATTTATTTTTAAGTGGCTTTACACTTCTCCTGCCTTCACCAATTGATCCAACCGGTCCACATAACTTGCCATGACCTCAAAAGCCTTTTCCACAGGTTCTGAACTGGTCATATCCACACCGGCGGCTTTGAGTGCCTCCAGAGGGTAAACCGAACCGCCGGCGCTGAGGAAGCCCAGATAGCGTTCCACTTCCGCCGGGCCGCCTTCCTGGACGCCCTTGGCGAGTGCGTGGGCGGCAGAAATCCCCGTGGCATATTGATAGACGTAGAAATTCATGTACATATGCTGGAACTGCGCCCAGGTGATGCCCACGCGGTCGTGATCATAAACCACGCCATCACCGTAGCCTTCACCGAACAGATTGGCGCACATATCGGTCATGATATCCGCGGTAAGCGGCTTGCCGGCCTCGGCTCGTTCATGAACGGCCAACTCCCAGCGTGCCAGGGTGGGCATGATGAAGAAGTAGCGGTGGAAGTTGGACATGGCTTCTTCGATCAGGGCCAGCTGGAAGGCGGGGTCGGTTTGGGTCTTGAAGAGATAATCCCGCACCATCGCCTGGTTGAAATTGCTGGCAACCTCTGCCACGAAGAGCGAGTAGTGACTGTAGATAAAGGGCTGATGCTTCCGGCTGTAGAGGGAGTGCATCGAATGGCCTAACTCATGCGCCAGGGTGCTCAGACTGAACACATCGTTGGCATAGCTCATCATCACAAAGGGGTTGGTATCATAAACACCGCTTGAGAAGGCACCCAGACGTTTGCCCTTATTGCGGGCCCGGTCCACCCAGCGGTCTTCCAGCGCACCCTTACGTACGGCTGCGACATATTCCTCACCGAGAGGCGCCATCCCTTCGCAGATCCAGCCGATGGCCTGTTCAAAGGGGACATCAGGTGAATTTTCTGAGAGGGGCGCTTTGATATCGTAGACATGGAACTTATCGAGCTTGAGAGCCTCTTTGCGCACCTTCCAATAGCGGTGCCAGGTGGGGAGGTGCTTCTTGAAGGTCTCAATCAGCGCATAGAACACGTCGGTGGGGATATTACTGTTGGCCAGTGAGGCGGATAGCGAGGAGCCGTAGTTGCGGGAACGGGCGTTGAAGACATCGTTGTGGATGCCGCCAACCTGAATAGCTGCGATGGTGTTCTTGAACGCCAGATAGCCATCGGCATAATTCTCGAACCCGGTCTGGCGGACCTTGCGGTCCTTGTGCGTGATCAGGGAGTTGATGCTGCTCTGGCCGACTTCCAGTGAGCGACCATCCTCAGCGGTGGCGTCCTGGAACTTCAGGTCAGCATTGACAATAGCGTTGTAGGCCCGGTAGAAATCGCTCAGGGGCTCTCTGGCCATCGCTAGTACCTGTTCCACCTCGTCGGAGCGAATATGTTCCTTCTGCCGCTCCAGTTCATCAATATAGTGCCCCAAATCGGCCAATTGGAGGTTCTCCGTCATCCACTGGCGGAGAGTATTGAAGCCTATGCCCATCAGTTCAGGCTCCAGAAACGCACAGGCTGAACTCAACTGCACAATCACGCTCTGTCCTTCACCGGCCCGGGCTTGGGCTTCCTGGTTGGTGTTATCCACCGAAATTTCCATGTTGCCGTAGAGCATCACCCGCAAAGCCAGGCGCAGGGCGGTTTCATAGGCATCAAAAAACTCGCCCAGGACGGCAGGGCTCTCCGCGAGCCGGCCCTTATAGGCTGCCAGCAGGGGGATTTCGGCTAAAACCTGCTCCTTGCCTACTTCCCAGGCGTCAATGTCAGTGAATATTGAGGTGAGGCTCCATGTTTCTTCAACAGGAACATCCGAGCGGGGAGGTAATGTTTTTTTCTCCATGTGTGGATCTCCTAAATCCAAAGGTGAGGTGTTGTTTGAGTTAATTTTCTCTCATTACGAAGTAAATGCAAACTTTGTTAACTGATCCGATCTTTAAGTGCTTCTTTGACATCCTCTTGCGCCTTAAACACGCCATGAACGGTGATGGATTGGATCGTGTCGAGAGCCAATTGGGGGGTGATGTCGTCGGCCAGGATCAACATGCCGACCACCCGGATATTAACCATCTCGTTGGCCTCTTTTTTCTCCATCAAATCTCGGTTGGTGTAGATTTGGGTACCGATCACCATTGATTTCCTGGATTTAATCGAGTCCACCGTATTGCTCTGCCGTTCCAATTGATTGCGGATAGCGGTCCGAATGAAATCAGCCCGGTTGGAATAAAAACCTTCTTCAACGAGCAGGTCAATCCGTCCGAGGTCAACGCTCCCGATATTGATTGTAATTTTCTCTGTATCTGTCATCTTTCACTCCTTTTTTGCTAATAACCATCCATATGGATGGTCTATGGATGTTCTTAGTATATATTGGTTGGAGATGGAAGTCAAGGGGAGAAAAGAAATCATCAGTGATAATCGCATTCTGGACTTGAGATAAAACGAAATATCCCTTCCACAGGGTAGGGATTGGACCGAAGATGAAATAACTAAAAACAATCGTTGAAGGTGAGATTACAAATCGTTTTTGGGACTTTTCCGCAGCCTTAAGATTACCAACGCGATCAGGATCAGGCCGCTGCCCAGCAGTTCCGGTGCCGTGAGCCGTTCTTTCAGCAGAAAGAAGGCCGTGAATGCGGTGAAAACCGGTTCAATAGTCACGATCAGGTTCGTTGTGCTGGAGG from Chloroflexota bacterium encodes the following:
- the pepF gene encoding oligoendopeptidase F, with protein sequence MEKKTLPPRSDVPVEETWSLTSIFTDIDAWEVGKEQVLAEIPLLAAYKGRLAESPAVLGEFFDAYETALRLALRVMLYGNMEISVDNTNQEAQARAGEGQSVIVQLSSACAFLEPELMGIGFNTLRQWMTENLQLADLGHYIDELERQKEHIRSDEVEQVLAMAREPLSDFYRAYNAIVNADLKFQDATAEDGRSLEVGQSSINSLITHKDRKVRQTGFENYADGYLAFKNTIAAIQVGGIHNDVFNARSRNYGSSLSASLANSNIPTDVFYALIETFKKHLPTWHRYWKVRKEALKLDKFHVYDIKAPLSENSPDVPFEQAIGWICEGMAPLGEEYVAAVRKGALEDRWVDRARNKGKRLGAFSSGVYDTNPFVMMSYANDVFSLSTLAHELGHSMHSLYSRKHQPFIYSHYSLFVAEVASNFNQAMVRDYLFKTQTDPAFQLALIEEAMSNFHRYFFIMPTLARWELAVHERAEAGKPLTADIMTDMCANLFGEGYGDGVVYDHDRVGITWAQFQHMYMNFYVYQYATGISAAHALAKGVQEGGPAEVERYLGFLSAGGSVYPLEALKAAGVDMTSSEPVEKAFEVMASYVDRLDQLVKAGEV
- a CDS encoding CopG family transcriptional regulator; translation: MTDTEKITINIGSVDLGRIDLLVEEGFYSNRADFIRTAIRNQLERQSNTVDSIKSRKSMVIGTQIYTNRDLMEKKEANEMVNIRVVGMLILADDITPQLALDTIQSITVHGVFKAQEDVKEALKDRIS
- a CDS encoding transposase, which gives rise to MVKQVCFEVEEYFHWVDLGEFQVMPNHLHIIIKLGLSDSIESTIRTRAKTLVENREGQISLIDVVGRIKSITTYRYIQGVRNRQWLSFSERLWQRSFYDHVIRDERDYERIMDYIASNPMNWADDEENREE